From one Misgurnus anguillicaudatus chromosome 2, ASM2758022v2, whole genome shotgun sequence genomic stretch:
- the LOC129441820 gene encoding uncharacterized protein, translated as MDSRLVFLVAFVIASAVPSIKADWNATPLNYNITRNDCGKTKLCVERPTGCDPSGTSNCSFTSTQFNPMSVSLSFELSGNSTGYIALAAGGSTNMAQGRNVVFVCGNNNGTFFFKTANLTANNTLQETTSPTVTDIQYNLKPPSIIQCAFKIPINFTINNDALSILGINSTTFNISTIANATFTANFEVFQGDVNGTVLIGTAKSTFGGPITVNLANVNSSIATTTVAPSTTKKTTSGSASPFGLMSNALLLAAIALRLL; from the exons ATGGACAGCAGACTGGTATTTTTGGTGGCATTTGTGATCGCCTCTGCCGTGCCCTCTATTAAGGCTGATTGGAACGCAACTCCCTTAAAT TACAACATCACACGCAATGATTGTGGGAAAACTAAATTGTGTGTGGAAAGACCGACCGGATGTGACCCTTCGGGCACCTCAAATTGCTCCTTTACCTCCACGCAATTTAACCCCATGAGTGTGAGTCTGTCTTTCGAGCTCAGCGGTAACTCCACCGGATACATCGCCCTGGCAGCCGGAGGGAGCACTAATATGGCTCAG GGGCGTAATGTTGTCTTTGTCTGTGGCAATAATAATGGCACTTTCTTCTTCAAAACTGCAAATCTCACTGCAAACAATACACTGCAAGAGACAACTTCA CCTACTGTAACAGATATCCAGTATAATCTGAAACCGCCAAGCATAATTCAGTGTGCTTTTAAGATCCCCATCAATTTTACCATCAACAACGATGCCCTGAGCATCCTGGGCATTAACTCCACAACGTTCAACATCAGCACCATCGCTAATGCAACATTTACTGCAAACTTTGAAGTCTTTCAGGGTGATGTCAACG GAACTGTGCTTATAGGAACGGCAAAGAGCACATTTGGTGGCCCAATCACTGTTAATCTGGCTAACGTCAATTCTTCTATTGCCACAACCACCGTTGCACCAAGCACAACCAAGAAAACAACAAGCGGCAGCGCCTCACCCTTCGGTCTAATGAGTAATG CTCTCCTGCTTGCTGCCATCGCTCTGCGTTTGCTCTGA
- the pcp4l1 gene encoding Purkinje cell protein 4-like protein 1 has translation MSKNSSSDPPNNTQGSTNNEKVPQEKVTDKTGKPSTQEPEEEIDIDLEAPETEKAALAIQNQFRRFQKKKK, from the exons ATGAGTAAG AACAGTTCTTCTGATCCTCCCAACAACACCCAGGGCTCCACCAACAATGAAAAAG TCCCCCAGGAGAAGGTGACGGACAAAACGGGAAAGCCCTCTACACAAGAACCTGAAGAGGAGATCGACATCGATCTGGAGGCTCCAGAGACAGAGAAAGCAGCTTTGGCAATACAGAATCAGTTCAGACGCtttcagaagaaaaagaagtaG